In a single window of the Ficedula albicollis isolate OC2 unplaced genomic scaffold, FicAlb1.5 N00298, whole genome shotgun sequence genome:
- the ST8SIA3 gene encoding sia-alpha-2,3-Gal-beta-1,4-GlcNAc-R:alpha 2,8-sialyltransferase, whose protein sequence is MAVSMSLYVSPLVSTSPHASMCAVCVSPCVSMCAVWLSPCVSPSSLCLHVVPAPTCRSQFALKFLDPSFVPLTNSLGQELQDKPSKWAFNRSAFAHQRQEILQHVDVIKNFSLTKSSVRIGQLMHYDYSSHKYVFSISNNFRSLLPDVSPILNKHYNICAVVGNSGILTGSQCGQEIDKSDFVFRCNFAPTEAFQKDVGRKTNLTTFNPSILEKYYNNLLTIQDRNNFFLSLKKLDGAILWIPAFFFHTSATVTRTLVDFFVEHRGQLKVQLAWPGNIMQHVNRYWRNKHLSPKRLSTGILMYTLASAICDEIHLYGFWPFGFDPNTREDLPYHYYDKKGTKFTTKWQESHQLPAEFQLLYRMHGEGLAKLTLSHCA, encoded by the exons ATGGCTGTCTCCATGTCTCTCTATGTGTCTCCACTTGTCTCCACGTCTCCACACGCCTCCAtgtgtgctgtttgtgtgtCTCCGTGTGTCTCCATGTGTGCTGTGTGGCTGTCTCCGTGTgtctccccttcctccctgtgCCTCCACGTGGTGCCTGCGCCCACCTGCAGGTCTCAGTTCGCACTGAAGTTCCTGGACCCCTCGTTCGTGCCCCTCACCAACTccctgggccaggagctgcaggacaagCCCTCCAAGTGGGCGTTCAACCGGAGCGCCTTTGCCCACCAGAG GCAAGAAATCCTTCAGCATGTCGATGTCATCAAAAACTTTTCTCTGACCAAGAGCAGCGTTCGGATCGGGCAGCTGATGCACTACGATTATTCCAGCCACAAGTACGTTTTCTCCATCAGCAACAACTTCAGGTCTCTGCTTCCTGACGTGTCTCCCATCCTGAACAAGCACTACAACATCTGTGCCGTGGTGGGCAACAGCGGGATCCTGACCGGGAGCCAGTGTGGGCAGGAAATTGATAAATCCGATTTTGTCTTTCGCTGCAATTTTGCTCCGACCGAGGCTTTCCAGAAAGATGTTGGAAGGAAAACCAACCTCACCACCTTCAACCCCAGCATCCTGGAGAAGTATTACAACAACCTCTTGACCATTCAGGATCGCAACAACTTCTTTTTAAGTTTGAAAAAGCTCGATGGGGCCATTCTTTGGAtccctgcttttttcttccacacGTCAGCGACAGTCACGAGAACGCTGGTTGATTTCTTTGTCGAGCACAGAGGGCAGCTGAAGGTCCAGTTGGCTTGGCCAGGGAATATCATGCAGCACGTTAACAG GTACTGGAGGAACAAGCACCTGTCCCCGAAGCGGCTGAGCACGGGGATCCTCATGTACACCCTGGCCTCGGCCATATGTGACGAGATCCACCTGTACGGCTTCTGGCCCTTCGGCTTCGACCCCAACACGCGGGAGGACCTCCCGTACCACTACTACGACAAGAAGGGGACCAAGTTCACCACCAAGTGGCAGGAGTCCcaccagctgcctgcagagttCCAGCTGCTCTACAGGATGCACGGTGAAGGACTGGCCAAACTCACCTTGTCGCATTGTGCCTAA